GCTTTCGCGTTCCCACACCGGCATGGGCAGGAGTCAGCCAGGACGAACCATTCCATGTCAGTCATCACTTCCAGCATCGCCAGCATCATGGTAGAGAGCATGGCAAGCACTTTGTTGATGACATGTTTGGTCGTGGTTGGGGAGATGAATACCGCACTCGTCGGGGTGATATCAAGTTCCTTCTGTTGGAATTGTTATCTGAGGGCCCCAGTCATGGTTATGACCTGATTAAAGCGATGGAAGTCCGCTATGGAGGCTTTCGTCGCCTCAGTCCTGGCTCGGTGTATCCAACACTCCAGATGTTGGAAGAAGGAGGGTATCTGACGAGCGAACAGCAAAGTGGTAAGCGGGTTTATACGATTACAGATCAAGGTAGACAACTGCTAGCAGAACGTACTCAACAGGAAACTTCAGACTCTCCTTGGGATGCTTTCAAGAGCTTTGTTAAAGGCAAGCCTCAAGAGTTTATCGAGTTGCGGAATGTAGTAGGAGAGTTAGCTGCTGTTGTCATACAGGTGGCTCGCAGCGGCAATGTAGAGCGGATGAATCGGGTGCGTGAGCTACTTGAGGAGACTAAACGGGAAATTTACACTATCCTGTCAGAGAAATAGATAGGGTTGTCTATGAAGAAACTGAAAAAGTATATCAAGCGATTGATCAAAGGCATCATTCAGCGGTTTTCTGACAATTCTCAACAACCATCGCCCCTGAGTTCTCGCCCCTCAAGCGCTGCTATTCCAACTGTTTCTCCTCGGTGGGAATCTGGTTTAGTGCTTGTGTGTTCCCAGTGTACGACAGAGCGATCGCTATCTGGCTCCCATCAACCTAGTAGAGGTGCAACGGCTTCAGAAGATTTACAGAATTGGCTGAAATCTCGGCTGAAATCTGAGGGGTTGTGGGGTGAATTTCGAGTTGTCAGCACCAGTTGTTTGGGTGTTTGTCCCAAGGGTCGCGTTGCTGTTGTCCTTGGAAGTCATGCAGGTGGAGACAATCGTCAGTCTTTGATTGTCGATGCTCAAAGCGATCGCGAACTTCTTTATTCACGCATCAAGCATCAGATTTAAACTTGTTAGCCCAGTCGCAGATCAGGATACTTTGATCGAGACTCAGATGCCTGATTTTAGGCATCTGGGTTATTAACATGTGCTGGTGTGGGTCGAATATAGGTCATATACGGTAAAAAACTGAATATTATTTTTGTATAAAAAAAACTGATACAATTGTGCTAGACTTGACGAATTCACTTAAATTTTCAAGTTTTGTAACAAAAATATGCAAAGGCTGACCTCAAAATCAAGCAAGTTGTAAGTAATTACATAGAGCTAACTTGCTTAGTGATGATCTAAAACATGATCAATGGTGAGCGATCGCACTTGATAAAAGCCTAAACATGATTCTCGTGGTCAAGCAAGGATACACTGTGTAACCATGCAACAGTTGTATAAAGGATGGTGTGAACCCGAGCGTAGACACACTACGACTTGTCGTCAGAAACGCTAGGTATAAGTTAGCTGTGGCGGCAGAAAAAGTCATCCATCTGCCTGGGAAATTGTTGCACAATGATATTAATGATAAATTTCTACTTAGGTGCGTAACTGGCGC
Above is a window of Nostoc sp. UHCC 0702 DNA encoding:
- a CDS encoding (2Fe-2S) ferredoxin domain-containing protein; the protein is MKKLKKYIKRLIKGIIQRFSDNSQQPSPLSSRPSSAAIPTVSPRWESGLVLVCSQCTTERSLSGSHQPSRGATASEDLQNWLKSRLKSEGLWGEFRVVSTSCLGVCPKGRVAVVLGSHAGGDNRQSLIVDAQSDRELLYSRIKHQI
- a CDS encoding helix-turn-helix transcriptional regulator; the encoded protein is MFRHFRFRVPTPAWAGVSQDEPFHVSHHFQHRQHHGREHGKHFVDDMFGRGWGDEYRTRRGDIKFLLLELLSEGPSHGYDLIKAMEVRYGGFRRLSPGSVYPTLQMLEEGGYLTSEQQSGKRVYTITDQGRQLLAERTQQETSDSPWDAFKSFVKGKPQEFIELRNVVGELAAVVIQVARSGNVERMNRVRELLEETKREIYTILSEK